CTTTTTATTGTCATGGAAGAAGAGATTCCCTTGCTTGGAAACCGCCACCGGCCTGAAATGCACATCCGCAGGACAAGCGTAAAGATTTGAACACGAGTATAAGCGTATGGAGTAAGTCAAGGTCCATCCATCTTCTTTTTGTGCATCCATGGTCAATATCTCTAGTCTCCAGGGCGAAGTGGCAGTTGTGGATAGAGCTAGACGGCCATCAAGGTTCACAAGCTGCTCCGCGCATATGAATGTAGTGGAATACCGTGTTGAAGGAACATCACGAAACTCTAGTGTGTGAAGATCCAAAGCTAGTAGTTTCAAAAGATCAGAACCTAACCAGTAAATTGAGCCATTCACACAGGCCGACTTCCTTCTGGCATCGACCACATAAGGAGGGGGACGTACTGATCTCCGCCATTCACCAATATTGACATCAAGAACCTCACAGTAATGGTGAGGATCAAAGAACATCCTCACAACTTTAAAGCTCCCATTGACTTTGTCCCTACCAAATCCCATCGCCCACAATGCAGGGAAAATATTGCACCCCTTACCTACGATTTTCAATTCTTCTAAACCAATCaattcctttaaaaaaaaaaaaaaaaaaaaaaaaaaaaaNaaaaaaaaaaaaaaatcccatatATAGACAGACCACATCGACCTCTTCGTCACCTTCGAATCGCGACTCGCTCGTCCGTTCTACTCCTCCAGCAGCAAGGATTTGCCGGCGGCTCTTTCGAAGATTCATACGCCTCTCCGCGAAACTCTTCGATTCCACGATTGATCTCCATCCTTTGGAGACGGCTCTGAATTTGCGGATGGATTTCAACGGCAATCGAAGGATGATTTCTTCCAGTAGATCGGGAACTAGGTAGAAGATCAtcggattagggttttgttcttcttccgaCATCGGACCGAATTGAGatggtttaattttatttactttacccttctgtttcttttttttttgttttaaaatcttttaattactttcaaaaaaaattgttagcgGATAAAATTAATATCCGGTTTAGAATTTTAATGAACTGTTTACTTTGGTAAATGGCTTATGATTAGTGTTTGCCTAATTATCCTCAAATAGTAATTAAAACATAAGTATActgtatatgattaaaatatgcAGCAAAAAGGTcaaaaaaatatggtaaatGCAGGAATCGAACACTCCACCTATCCTTTCAAAGGTCATATAAACATTACCAACTGATACAATAGATAATTGTTGTACAtagatattaaataaaagataataatcAGTACAACAAAGATTCGCCATTGTTGGCACAAGGCACAAAGATCAATTCATGAggctaattattttatttaacgaTTAGCTTTAGTTTCCAATATATACAGTTTATAAACATTACACCGAAAGGTTCTTTCAATTTCTCcaaaaatgattttgatttaagaaaacattatacttattaatgttttcttaaattaaacaTTTGATTACTCACAGTTTCACAGTTTTCGAGTTTTTTCACTTAAATTAATGTGTTAatgatgagaaaagaaaaataagataggATTAACTAACTTAACTACTCGAATATACTTTTTCGATCATTCTTATTCAAtaatacaatgataacatatttttggtcaaacaatatttaaatgagatatgattatattaattccttaaaacaaattgttgtgaatatataaagttagtttttagTCTGACTTTATTGGTACAATTGAATCATTTTcccatataattttaatatgttgactTCATCAATCAATTTGGAAGAACGtttttaattctaattaatcatctcgaataatatttattttaataactgaatttaaataatatgttaGTCTTTTGCGTTTGTTGGACAATGAAAAGACTAATGAGTGATTTATCAAACaataattaaggaaaatatttaaaaaaaattgtacgaGAGATGGCTATACTTATATAAACGAATATttctataatataaataattaaataatctatttatttaataaattactaaattcttttaaaaatattgttttatctgAAAAATAACGatctaatatataaacattttagtTAGTCATCATTTCACGAGATGAtgtgtataataataaaacttggAGGTTCATCCAAGAATGGTCAGTGCATTCAAATCATTGCAGGATCGGTATGAAGTACTTTCACTTTCTAAAGActtattgtttcttttcctcgatgtgattatttatttatttttgtgaaaatacACTAGTTTGATCCAATTTTGGTAATTAACACTCCATCATAACTCATTACTAGAATGACACAACTTTTATGTAGAAAGACCAAAAACtcactaatttttaatttcatttagaaaaagtaataataataaaaaaatgttttcaaatatcatttaaatatatgatgaatgaaaaaatttatgaaaatatgatgtttaaaaatatatttttaaatatgatttataaaaataaattataaaagtatgatttaacaatataatgtataaaaataatattcagaaatatgatgtttaaaaatttatactaaACGAATATAGTgtataataatattactaaagtatgctttatgaaaaatataatataatgtataaaaatatgatattttaaacttatttaagaaaaaatgtgattttaaaagatatgatGTTGAAAAGTATTATTCAAGATatgatttatgaaaaatataatgtataaaatatgaagtataaattttgatgtttaataatatttttaaaatatgatttctaAATTagtttatgactttgtttttttttatctgcaAGACAATCATAGCGGTTTAACTTACATTCTAgttggaaaattaaaaatacatacatCATTGAAGAGGACTAACCGGATTAGTGAATTACTGTTATAGCTTTTTTAACTGGCCACGTGATGAGAACGTGTCAAAGAATCTAATTCAACTTACAATAATTTAGTGATATGAGAAAGTGAGAgtcacaacaaagaaaaaacaatacgACAAGTACGACGCAACAGTTGACAGATTTGCAAGAAAAAAGCTAGTGGTTTTTATGGACGTTAGACTTTGATTAGTAATTCAAAATTCGTATAGCTTTGTCATCTTTCAATAAAGTTTTCACATTCTCATACATAACAAATAACAATGGGTATTGTAATAAGGAAAAATAACGATGTCTGGCTTTAAGCTAAGCCACTAGCCGTTATAATTGAACTtagttttgtctctttcttaTGTCTTACGTCTTCAGTCCATAGAATTACAAAgacatctctctctccttctctcgtCACATAAATCTTAAACACATGTTTTTGACTGACAAACGTTCCGTACCGACAAGACAGGAATAATTAGctccaaaatatttaaaaaaaaagataaaaagccTCCTAAAGTTGCCGCAGCCATCAGTCATCACTCCACATGCTCTTTTGATCATCTGAGAGAGACAGAGCAAATCAAACGTGTGTGATCATCAATCAATTAGTTTGCTAAGTAGAAACGAAACATCTCAAGACTTGAAGAAGCTGCTGTCTCATTCTATTTCTTATTCACCAGTCTTCTCAGGCTTTGTAATGTGAGTATCTGAACTTCTAGGACCAAGAGATTCGTCTTTGGTCTCAACAATCTCCATGCTCGCTGTTTTGCTCCTTCTGTTCCTCCTCTCCTGCCATAACATGAAGATTTTGTATGAATGATGAATacagaaacatatatatttataacaacTGTTACAGCTTTGGACCATCATATACCTTGTGAAAAGGGTGTTCATCGGATTCAAGCATCCGTGCAACCTGACTCATTCTAGGACGTTTCTCTGCTTCAGGATCAACACATCTAAGGGAAACTAAAAGTGCGCGTTTCAGAGCACTTTTACTAGGTCTAGGTTCAAGTCTTGGATCCACAACTTCTTCAGCTCTTCTTGTTCCAACCATCATCTTTAGCCATTCAACAAGATTCACCTGCCAGCCAATACACAGACCGATTCATGATATTCAAGAAACGAACATATTCATAACCAAGATTTCCAAACAATGTACAAAATCTATACCAATTTTAATTAGTACCTCATTAGCAGGACGGCCATAATCAACTGGATCCCGACCAGTTACAGCTTCAAGAAGCAAAACACCGAAGCTATATATATCGCTCTTTTCGTTTAACATACCTGTATTAGCATATTCTGGTGCTacatatctgaaaaaaaaaacaaaaacaaaaaaaacagcaatTAAGTCTTTGTAAGGACATCATCTGAGAAGATAATAATGATAACCATGCCTAAGGAAGGTACAAAATTTTGGACtttacccaaaggtacccatgACTCTGGTTGTGATGTGACTCTCACCCGAGTCCAAGAGCTTGGCCAACCCAAAGTCAGAGAGTTTTGCATTAAACTCATCATCAATCAATATATTGCTTGCTTTTATATCTCTGTGGACCACTTTTGGTTCTATTGCTTCGTGTAAATAAGCAAGCCTGTAAAGTTGTACAAATTGCAGACCCTTTTATTATGCAAGCATTGAACATATCCAACAAAAGCCAAACTGTTTCAAACCACTTACGCTTGTGCAGTACCAGTAATGATCTTCATCCGTGCCTCCCAAGTGAGATTTCCATGTTGCCGCATTGCTCCATGTAGCCATTGTTCTAAGTTACCACTATTCACATACTCATAAACAAGCATCCtgcaatcatcatcataattcGAGACAGTAAGATCCTTTTGCTTTGGCAGTAGAACTGTAGAAGTATGTTCAAAATGATAAAATACAAGTGAGACTCACCGATGAACTCCCTCTATGCAATATCCTAAAAGCCTAACAAGATTCTTGTGTCGTACATGACCAATAGCCTCAACTTCTACCCGAAATTCCTTCTCAGCTTGCCCTCTAGCGACCAAAATTTGGAGATGATTATTATGGAAACCAAACATAGGATTTACAAACATGTCATAGTCCAGTTGAGTTGAAAACTTACAGATTGTTCAGAAGCTTCTTTACAGCAACTTCGGTACCATTAACTAGTTTACCCCTATAAACTACTCCATAACCACCCTCTCCAAGAACATTCACTGCAGCAAAACGGTTCGTAGCCAGCTCAAGATCCCTAAGAGTAAACCAGTGTCCCCAACCAAGATGTGATATCTCTGGTAAACCAACCAAAGGAGATGCTGTTACAGGTCCTCCATACTGTCTACCAGCACTTCCAAAGCCTCCTTCTTCACCGGAATGAGAACTACAAGCTCTCTCATGATGATTCACAGAACTACATTGACTCAAAGTATCATTATCACTAGACTTGGTTCTTCCCAAGTGAGACAGCATCGTTTTTCCAGTGGATTTATCATTCATTTCGATATATAAACTTTCAGCGTGAGGATTGTGATTCTGAAACCTAGCCCTGTCCACTCTGATATCTTTGGACTCATGTGGTGTCTGGTTGAAAGGAAACTTGCTTGAGGATCTTTTAGATCTCCGGCGGAATGTGATCCAAAGAGACAAGATGCAGAGAATCATAACTATGAATACTccaacaaccaaacaaacccatACCCACAACTTCAACcccttcaaaccaaaaaaagatatCTTCTTGGACATCTCAGCGTTTAAAGAATTCTCAGGTGGCATCTCTGGTCCTGTATCAAGCTGCTAAAACCTTCTCTTATAACCACCTAGACAACAAGAGAGTGTCTGACAGTTAAACACTTGCACACATCATACAAAGACTAAAAAAGAGATATCTTTTTCCACACTTCTCAGTTGACAATTTAGCCATATAATCAACACAGAAACCGTACAAAGTATAAAATCTTGAAAGCAATGGAAGATAACTCAATCTGATGGGTGTGAGTTAagtaagaagaaggaaaaaaaaaaaacgcacaCTTTCTTATTGGtataagcaaaaaaattgcGGCATATCAACAAAACAAGGTATGGGGCATTACGTGTCCCCACGAAAGATGGGAGctcgaagaaacaaaagagcatCTTTGGCTTTTGAAACCATCGAAAAAAGCATCACTTAAGTTTGAAGCAAGAGACAATCTACAGAGAATCTAATCACATAATGCCATTTAAAGAAAACATACAGggcaacaacaaacaaaagagagagcATATAAATTTTACCTTAGAATGTGGGGAGAGATAAAGCTTTGTCCTTTAGATGTTGTATCTTCATCTTAAAACAGAAGGAacgatgaaagaaagaaagagaataaaaaaggctccaactttttttttatctgtttctGAAGCAGAACCAGAGGAAGATACTGAAATCAATTGGCGTAGATGTACCAATAATGAATTGGAGATTTTGGGCTAACCAGAGATAGATAGATTCATCTAACCCAGAAGGAACTCTCATTAGAGTTATGGTTAAAAACCccaaaagaatatattaatataacgaggaagtgtgtatatataaattacacaGTGGTAATGGGTTAATGAGGAAATAAAAAAGTTTGGTGGAACTGGTTAGTGGGAGAGAAGCTTTGTTTGCAATGGaggaaacaagagagagaggGGAGTGAGCAGTGAAGGGAAAGCAAAGACAGTGGATTTGTCAACTGTAACATTTATAGCtggttgaagaaaataaattagatattttcacaacttttttttttttttaattatcaatattaacaaccaaaaattattgcaaaaaaattgaaatggaTAGAGAGACAGATATGGGTAGGGGTAAAGCACAAAAGAGGGAATTCCCAAACACACAGGCTTTGGGATTTTTAGGTCAATATTATTCAATattgtaccttttttttttcttcctttcacATGTCAAGGTTTGGATTCTatcaaatttacatttttgttttctaggtacttccaaatatttaattatgatatatacgCTTGTTGAAGactttatactattattttttggtcGTGGCGAATAATATATGGCATTCAATTGCACACAAATAGAaatttatgtctttgttttggGGAATGTTACAACTCATTAGTCATATGTGTAAGAAACCAATGTGCCTTTCTTGGAGAAAATGAATGAGTTCattagaggaagagagagattaaaaaagcCTTTGATGGAGGCTTTACTTGGACCATAACTTTTGGATAAAGTTTTAtgccaagaaaataaattaaatcttATAAGCTTTTTAACATAATGATAAAAGATGATTTTGGATATGGTATAATTAAGTCCCTAATAGTAATATAAACATTGCACTTGCTGACTTGCATGTTGGTCGTCGTGTGATTGGTTGATGGTGGGTGGGGGTGTTGTTACAGGCTAAGGCCAGGTTTTGGCAGAGGAAAGAATGGCCAAATTTTTTTCAGAATACTGTTGTTGCCGCCATGTGATCATGTGCTCCTCACGTGTCTTACACCTCCTTTTAGTTAGATTCGTCGTCCTCAAGTGTTATCCCTCCCCAAAGTTTATGTGATTTTGAGGGCAGAAAATGTGATGGGAAGTCAGAAAAGAATGATTAGTCTTGATCAATAATCAATAGtagatttatattatttctcCATGTGTGCGAATTTAGGCTATTATTGACACCCATATGTCAAATTTCCTTTTACAAAATAACATCTAGTGACATATATAATGAACCCCCATATGGGGTGATAGCGCAAGTTGACAAGTGTCACTAGAAGAATCTGATCAAGAATTCAAAAGAC
The sequence above is drawn from the Camelina sativa cultivar DH55 chromosome 4, Cs, whole genome shotgun sequence genome and encodes:
- the LOC104782805 gene encoding F-box/LRR-repeat protein At2g43260-like, encoding MSEEEQNPNPMIFYLVPDLLEEIILRLPLKSIRKFRAVSKGWRSIVESKSFAERRMNLRKSRRQILAAGGVERTSESRFEGKGCNIFPALWAMGFGRDKVNGSFKVVRMFFDPHHYCEVLDVNIGEWRRSVRPPPYVVDARRKSACVNGSIYWLGSDLLKLLALDLHTLEFRDVPSTRYSTTFICAEQLVNLDGRLALSTTATSPWRLEILTMDAQKEDGWTLTYSIRLYSCSNLYACPADVHFRPVAVSKQGNLFFHDNKKRLLKFYPSTNLIRCISKDTLVISPFIENWLPLLPPKTTSRISIGPKIPIILLAAHVYCSFPLLFCLL
- the LOC104782807 gene encoding probable receptor-like protein kinase At2g42960, which encodes MPPENSLNAEMSKKISFFGLKGLKLWVWVCLVVGVFIVMILCILSLWITFRRRSKRSSSKFPFNQTPHESKDIRVDRARFQNHNPHAESLYIEMNDKSTGKTMLSHLGRTKSSDNDTLSQCSSVNHHERACSSHSGEEGGFGSAGRQYGGPVTASPLVGLPEISHLGWGHWFTLRDLELATNRFAAVNVLGEGGYGVVYRGKLVNGTEVAVKKLLNNLGQAEKEFRVEVEAIGHVRHKNLVRLLGYCIEGVHRMLVYEYVNSGNLEQWLHGAMRQHGNLTWEARMKIITGTAQALAYLHEAIEPKVVHRDIKASNILIDDEFNAKLSDFGLAKLLDSGESHITTRVMGTFGYVAPEYANTGMLNEKSDIYSFGVLLLEAVTGRDPVDYGRPANEVNLVEWLKMMVGTRRAEEVVDPRLEPRPSKSALKRALLVSLRCVDPEAEKRPRMSQVARMLESDEHPFHKERRNRRSKTASMEIVETKDESLGPRSSDTHITKPEKTGE